The DNA segment tcccGCGCTTTGGTTCTTATGTCGATTGTCAGTGATGTCGATGACTTATGACATCTGCACCATAGACAGATTCTTTACATTTTCATatctgttttttaattaaaatcggaattattttggaaaaaatatcgggatcaatataaaataagtatattcaATTCACGTCTCGATAAGTGTAATTCGTTGTCTCCCATCAAACATCTTTTGCTCAAAACACTAAATCATATAGAgttgttttttgtatgagTATTTTTCCTGCAATTCAACGTCCTTTATGCTGCGATTCAATCTTAGATCAAAGGTGAGACGTTCGAACCTCTTCCAATATCCTTTATTTTTCGCtacaaactaataaataatataatacaatagtGTATTGTTAAAGTTTGAATCAAAACCGCATGGagtttcttaatattaagtaacaaatagccactaaGTCTTTCgtctattgtttataattctaccataatatattaaatattaattaatgaaatgtaGCTGCTATGtgacaaataaaatgaaaaccctaatttattattaaaatcgttAAGACGTGAAACGAGATTACGTTAAGTAAAACAGAATGAGCGTCTACATGCCGCCATGGAGTGATCACGTTGTGCAGATACATGTTCATATACGTGTGAGCTCATCGGCAGCGCGCTGATAACTAAAAACGCGGATATAATTTTTgggaatggaatctcgctgttggcctaaAGAGCCTTGACAGCTTAGGCCAGACAAGTGTAACGTGTAATGTAAGTTTACGAGTAAATTAGCATCAACAGTGTGGATGTCACATGAACGCAACGCGAATCGTGTAACGAATCTTGGTTTTCACACAGCTACAAGTTGCAACGAACATGCCGAACAGGAAGCCCTTGTTTGAGCAAGAGACCGACAGCTGATGGATCGGCCCTAGCGCCGGCGCATAAAACCCTTGCGTAACTAACTAAACATGTAATACTCGTAGTGCCGTCCAAATGTAGAATTCGTGTTACATACACCGTGTACGGTGGCTTAACACTTGAAGGGATTCGCCAAGATTTCGACTCGGTAATTATCAATAGTACTGAGTTTATCAATAACACGCATTGCTTATATTAAATGAGTTATTACTTTTCATTTAGTATACATAATTTGAGTCAgcaactaattattttatgtaggtGAAAACACAAACtacaaaatttcaatttatatagtaacggcgtccatgcgtcgggttgtctctctccctaaaatatggcaagggggccgatggctggccacgTGTAATACTCgagaacgggtgctacttgtggtgactggtcgtacttgaattcgtgtatgcggtgatgttagtgatttcgactatgtatttgcgtgttgttcccacgagaatgtaagtgcatgctcctatttcaccatgcctcctgctgatagaggatctttgacaatctgagactaatctttgtttttaatttattttatgattatttattacctgCTTAAGATGTCAGGTGGAACATGGATTAATGGTTGCAGTTCCTTACAAACGAtgtttacaacaaaaaaagtttttttattaaaaagagtgtCGGAAAGTTTATTACCAGtccttctcttccgttctacgcccttgattttaactggcagtaaatgttaaattagaaacatttaatgtatatttctttttttggcGTTCCTAAGTGTAcgttgtgttacctatatgaataaataatttacgacttaggcttaaataataaataaataatgttatcttttattttaaattataaatattttaattcccTTTTACTAAatctcttaaaataatttctaatcgGTTCTTTAGACATACTATGGTAGATACCATTGTACACTCGagaaaacattttcataaGATACAGAAACTCGTCTTATTTTGTGGGGAACCAGTACAAACTTTGACGCAAAGAAATGAAGAAAGCCTAGTTTGTGAAGTGCGGCTACGGCAAGTTAGACAAGTTTCCCTTTGCGTCGTCGCCAAACTTATCCACAAACAATATGTCTGAGACGTCAAAAGACTTTCCCAAAATATAAAGCTCCAAATAATTGTGAATATTTCTTAGCGCGGTTTCGTGAAGACACATAGCTAAGCAGCGTTTACCTGCAAagcaataattgttttagttaCGGTTTACTACCTACGAAATGTGCCTGTAAGTACTCTAAGGCATCTAACGAAGTCTGAAACAAGCTAGTAAGAATAAGGAACAAACGAGGAGTGACTCCAGATTCTGACTAAACCCAAACATAACGTAATAGTATGAGAAGATACATATTTGGTATACTTGGTAAAACGATAACCAATATGGAAGATATTGCAAGAAGCGAGGGCGGTGCAGCACTGACATTCACGGATCGTAGCTGCAAGCGGTTGCTGGCATCAAACTGCACCGTCTATCTAATAGAACCATAATATCATgtagcaataaataaaaggtaTTGTACCACGTACTTTATAgcatttttctaataaatggATATCGGTGCATGCATATTAACGTAAaggaaaatgtaaataattaagaaatccATTTTCCATACAATCAAATTGAGGtaaaatgtcaataaatttaacaccaTAGATAATAACATTCGATTCAATTCATTGTGAAAATCGACATCGCCGCGAGTTCATGTGCTAGTTCGAAACGATTAAAAGACGGCTGGCGTAAAAATTATCGCTAAGTTTCTAACAATTTagataaatagaatataattgtatacgtTCCGAAGTGTCgtgtgaatatttaaattaatttcaaccTGTGCCGCGTAGCGTgtacctaaaataaaaaaggaatccaataatcgataagactaaaactagcacttaccatcaacggtggcgtatctcactaaaacactggatccttcaatgatgaataaaaaaaagtaaatgcggtatatatttagtgcgcacAGCGGTTAACATTTAATTCCCTTGCGCCATTATGCCGGGACGCCaccggttcgtgtgtcaaagtcaaatcgacaattgtcttccttctttgattgacaccgatttagcgcgaacacaaactgtaataaaaagtgttttactTGTTAttgatatgaaaattataatatttaaatatattttgtgataaGTAGAATCAGAAAACACGGCAGTAGCAAGAATACTATAGCTGTATCTTATGCTAAAAATAGATCACTAGACTCATTAGGTGCTTTTGGTATTTCTACTtctatatgtgtgtgtgtacaaCGCCAATTGTACgtaataaatagaatacatTCACGTTTAATCACACGCTGAAAATGGGTCaacttttgttataaaacttattgtaaacatcataataatacatagccgCAAACGATTTTGTGAACTTACTAACCTCGTTGTAATGTTGTTGTCGATTTACCTATAgcttcataaaattattctctatttttgtagatacattttcattttcaaataGAGCTTTAACTTTGTTAAATGCTTGACTCATTTTGGCTTTAACCTCTTCCACGTCGTCACGTATTGACTTCTCGTTTACTGCATCCCCATAAAAAGGTCTATTGGTATGAGATCAGCGTCAGGATCTCGCTGGGTACCGTACAAGTCCGAATCGGCTTCACCTCCGATTCTCAAAGATATTGGATAAATGTGCGTTTGTGTTTATGATCGTTCAAAGCACTTCAACTGATAAATAGGATAACCTATCATAGCAAATGACTCGatatactttgtttttttccTATGACGAGTATTTTATGtatggaaattattaaattatattattagtgaataaaaattattgtgaccAAACGGCTTATCAGATGGTATGCAAATTGTACATATACTCGTATAGCAGTGGAACCGCTGATAAGTTAACGTATGGTTGTACTGAAACTGAATCAGAAGCTTTACTATAAATAgtgcattaaatattataattgagcAGGCTCGGGCGGGTAATGATATGCATTCATTTGTCGCGTTTCCCCTCCCCCGCAGCCCTTCCGCGACTCTGTTCTGCCGATaacaacgcacaataaattattatttgtccGATTCCATTTTACTCGCGTATTTATGACGAATGATAACACCCACGaaatatattgtgttttattcGCTTCCATTTATTATGAATGCTGTGTCATATTCAACTCTACACTGCTGTGATGTCGCGAGTTTTTACTTTTGATGCTCTGTGAAATATCATGGTGTCTGTATCaagattttttctttataaagagCACCGATGGCATTTTGTTAAAAGCTCTTTTGGGGTTTAGTAGAGATAAAAAGCAgctttttctatataaaaacaacGCAATTTCAGAACAAAACTGTGTTAAGATTTAAACTAGGTGCCTTAAGTTTACAAATTAAAGACGGATAAAAATCAAAACCGTTTAATTTTTGGGATTCGTACTAAGATGTCTTAactattatttcttattttatagaaaaaactgGTCACATTTCGAtacaattgttaatttaatatattatatataacattataactaCAGGTTGTATTTAATTCGTACCGTTAAACAGTTTTCAGACGATTTCAACGTGCGAGAAACAATGCTGAGGGTGCAACTACGATAAGCTTTGTTATGAAAATGTTAACGATGGCAAGTATTGGAGGTATGTATACTAGTACTTGGTAAGACTAACTTTTAAGAGAAGcgactatttttattacatacatttactgTTGGGTGCTTTTACTAGCCATATAtttattctctttaaaaatatgatctACTTagattatatatgttaattattgaCGGCGTCCCATTTTTGTCATTATAAATCAAACCCTTAGCCGTGAAACTATGAaaccttaatatttattaactattccAGATTTTAAGACCACTGACTCTCGCCAATTTTTTCGCTTCGACTTAAGACCTGGAATAATATGAAGAAAATATGATTAGACATTCAATGTCAATGTGacccattaaataaattatatttaaaactcaaaTAGGTGACTCAATAGGACCAAAAccaagttatatatattatcacaTTCTTAGTATACGGGAAATAATTTCATGTGTgacgattttttaaaataaaaaatcttttagcATAAAGCTTTATAAGTTTTCGTTTCcttgaaaattgtaaacaGGTTAAGGatataaaaaagacaaaacGATTGTGCCCTCAGTCCTAGTCTAACACATGATACAACGTCCATTTGTCAAATTACAATAGAACGTTTCGTACAGGGTTTATCCTTACCATTCAAAGCCTCGTACTTTTGGGCAATGGTTCTGGTATTGGAAACCATAATTTTTCTTCTTGGCTTATGTGTGCGGAGTGCTAGGAGCGGGTGGAGTTGGTTCATATAGTGCCTTAAGAGCAGCATGCAGGCGGTTCAGGTCAACCTGCTGTGCCTGCACTTCCCGTTGCACTTCCTCTAGAGACAGCTTAACACACAACCATTCCGACTTGTGTTCTAACGCCTGCTAATTGCCGACTAACTGCTAAATCActggattttaaaatattaggtaAGAGTTTTAATGTTTGCTTTGTTTTCGTTGAAACATCATGCGAgctaatttgatttttttacgtaattcGGAACCTCTTAATATCATAATCAAGATGCGATTAATACGTgcattaaaatcttaataatatttaaagttaagaaaacactttttaaacggattgaagctctgtattatttttccgacgtttcgaaatttaaatttgaaattatgtaaataattataagtttataataataatacatagcttcaatccgtttaaaaagtgttttctcaatgtgtaaaagctatgttaacaaaagacaatacaatatttaaagtgttataaaatatgacGTTGTTTGTACTTTTTGGCGTAAAAGtaggtaatttaaataaaaattgaggaTTTGTGTTCAATTCTGAGGGAAATTTAAGTGTCAATAGTAAACAATGCAAAAGGCGCCTTATATATTCGCATGTTAATTGTATGATAAGCATTTGTTATTTGGAATAAAACTTATGTTGAACTAAGTCGTTTTAGCATAATTTGATCACCTTAGCCTCCTTGATTGCTGCTTGGCGGTTTACTTcgaatattattatcatagaacCGATGATAAATATCACCATTTCACCTAAAACAACCAAAAAGCGGTTATGAAGTAGACAGTGTCAAGTCGTTGCGTACAGCAAAGCATACCGATAAGATCTCCTCCGAGCTCGAGGGCTTGTCGGCGTGGCATTGGTGGGGCACGCGAAGCCATCAATGCGGGTGATGCGGTTCCTGCAAGTCGCAAAGCTGTGATGCGCGCGCGCCACTCCGCTTCACGATATAATATCGCAACTCGTTCACATACGGCGACGCTGAAGCGGGGATTTGACTTCGCAAAATCCTTGACTCGACTTGCCACTGGTGAACTTAGCTGGCGTGCTATCTGCGTCGCCAGCTTAAACAAGGGAAATTGCTCGGCGACCATTATTCCTGCTGCATTATTCTCGCGCAACCAATTTGCACACCGCAACTGACTCTGTAATAAACATAATCGAGAAATTTcggataaaaaattatttgcgtaatgtttattattttgacattttataaaaaataaacattatcgTAGTCACAATAGCATAGACCATAGAccgtaaatattgtatattagatAAAGGTTCCCCAAATGACTACAATGTGGTCAGTCGTCTATGAGCTTTTCATGAATgagatatattattacatacttGTGAGTGAaacaaaattcattttatttacgcAAGTAAAATTGCGATGATGCTGGTTGTAaccatttcataaatattgaaaatatgtatttgacgttttatgaaaattatattattgtgatTTGCATGTCATTTTGGCGCGAGTTTTCGATGATATGAAACGAAGTCAGTTAATGATTAGTGTTTATATTAggattgttttataatataattattaatttcgatTGTCGTCGGCTAAACTATAGTTgtacaaatataaactttttagttGCTTTGTAGAAATAGACAGTCATGGAGATTACATTTAGTTATACAAAGAAGAGATGCGAATTCGGTCGACAGCCTCTATTTTGCGAGCAGGGCCCCGAGCTATGTGATTCGGTGCCGCCTAACCCCGCCGAGCATAAGCATTACATTCTACGCAACCCGGTGCACCAGCCTACACAAAATACTCCTTGCTTCTCCGAGCACCATGTCAACACAATAAGGTAATATTCCCGCTTCTCCTCCACAGTTTTACTTCCACCATGTGAAGACCTATATCGTTTCAGAGCGGAGTATACAACAACTGGAGCCAATCATGCTGAAGGTGGGTGGCCAAAAGATGTGAATGTTGTCGACCCCGAAGCAACACAGCGATATCGAAGAAAAATTGAGAAAGACGACAATTACATCCATTGTGTTATGTCCCTCGCACCAGTACGTGTGATTGTttccttataaatatatttatatatattcatctATACATTAGATATTTTCAGGGTATGGATCACTACGTGTTGCAAAACAATGCGATCGATATGTACCGCACATATTACGCTGAAATGGCGACACTGCCACAAGTAGAGCGTAACAGTTGCCGTACTGTCAACGTGTACCGCGACCCCATGGGCCCACGCCCTATCGCCGCCATTAGCTGGCAGCCCGACGGTGGACAACGATTTGCCGTCGCCTATTTAGATGTCGACTTCAATCGCATCTCACGCGCCTCTTTACTATCTTACATCTGGGATGTGGAAAACGCCAACGATCCTGAAGTAGCGTTACTGCCACCCGTACCACTGCTTGACCTGCAGTTCAATCCACGGGAACGAAATACTCTGGCCGGTGGACTACTCAACGGGCAGGTAGGCGTATGGGACCGGCGTCGCGGTGGTGTCCCTGTCATACTTTGCGCGCCGCACGTGGCACACCGAGATCTTGTGCGTAATGTGATCTTTATCAACTCAAAGTCAGGGCAGGAGTTCTTTTCGGGGGGGCCAGATGGTGCCTGCAAGTGGTGGGACATGCGCAATATGGATGAACCCACTGATGAGATGATTATGGATGTAGTAAAGTCATCGTTTGACGTGCAAACAATGGCCAATGCGAACGGAATTACTGTGATGGAGTACGAATCCACGATTCCGACGCGATTCATGGTCGGTACTGAAAACGGGCTGGTGATCGGTGGCAACCGCAAAGGCAAAACTCCTATGGAAAAGCTACCGGCGAAGGTGAGCACAGGGCAATAATATGACATAAGTACGTTTATGCACTAGTATCCTATAAATCCTATTTGTCGGTAGTTTGAGGCACACCTGGGCCCAGTATGGTCACTGGAACGAAACCCTGGATTTCTTAAGAACTTCCTCACAGTAGGAGACTGGACTATGCGTGTTTGGAGTGAGGATTGTCGTGAGTCCGCTGTTCTTTGGTCGCCACCGAATCGACACAAAATAACCGCCGCAACTTGGAGCCCCACTAggttcaatgtttttttaaagtatttcttCAATAAGAGATCGTGGTACATCTCGTTTCAATAACCTATTCATAGGATGGCGAAATCGCAAAATTATACCGGAAATAAGATTCGAACAAGTAACGTGGAATGCAAAAGAGCGATTTGCATGCTTAAAGACTTAAACTTCTTGATATTATTCTTCTTAAATGATTCAGGCCGATATAGTCGAGATACAAAAAACAAGAagcaataatataacaatattttagctAAAGTAATCATGCATTGTGTTCGTCAGGCTATCGCTGCTTGCGGCGGTGCAGTGGGATGGTTTGTTGGCCACATGGGATCTATTACGGCGTCAACATGAGCCTACTCTTACAATGCACGTTTGTGACGAGCCTCTACTACGCTTGCGCATGCATGAAGGGGTcactattgtttttaaaatcatttaaactttaaagtaactgctataatattttgattgtgtaatcaaaagtatatttggaagtacttaatataaaagtgtTTGTTTTAGTTGtaattatagatatatgtaaaatgaatattattatttt comes from the Pieris brassicae chromosome 4, ilPieBrab1.1, whole genome shotgun sequence genome and includes:
- the LOC123708654 gene encoding dynein axonemal intermediate chain 2-like isoform X1, with translation MEITFSYTKKRCEFGRQPLFCEQGPELCDSVPPNPAEHKHYILRNPVHQPTQNTPCFSEHHVNTIRAEYTTTGANHAEGGWPKDVNVVDPEATQRYRRKIEKDDNYIHCVMSLAPGMDHYVLQNNAIDMYRTYYAEMATLPQVERNSCRTVNVYRDPMGPRPIAAISWQPDGGQRFAVAYLDVDFNRISRASLLSYIWDVENANDPEVALLPPVPLLDLQFNPRERNTLAGGLLNGQVGVWDRRRGGVPVILCAPHVAHRDLVRNVIFINSKSGQEFFSGGPDGACKWWDMRNMDEPTDEMIMDVVKSSFDVQTMANANGITVMEYESTIPTRFMVGTENGLVIGGNRKGKTPMEKLPAKFEAHLGPVWSLERNPGFLKNFLTVGDWTMRVWSEDCRESAVLWSPPNRHKITAATWSPTRLSLLAAVQWDGLLATWDLLRRQHEPTLTMHVCDEPLLRLRMHEGGAFVACGSRKGNIYMVEYSQNMTQSDKNDKILLTAMFERESKRERILEARMREIRLKLRQAEEGSPAASVTEFDPSVGDRDLAEATAEYMQGVKKELAAM
- the LOC123708654 gene encoding dynein intermediate chain 3, ciliary-like isoform X2, whose translation is MSLAPGMDHYVLQNNAIDMYRTYYAEMATLPQVERNSCRTVNVYRDPMGPRPIAAISWQPDGGQRFAVAYLDVDFNRISRASLLSYIWDVENANDPEVALLPPVPLLDLQFNPRERNTLAGGLLNGQVGVWDRRRGGVPVILCAPHVAHRDLVRNVIFINSKSGQEFFSGGPDGACKWWDMRNMDEPTDEMIMDVVKSSFDVQTMANANGITVMEYESTIPTRFMVGTENGLVIGGNRKGKTPMEKLPAKFEAHLGPVWSLERNPGFLKNFLTVGDWTMRVWSEDCRESAVLWSPPNRHKITAATWSPTRLSLLAAVQWDGLLATWDLLRRQHEPTLTMHVCDEPLLRLRMHEGGAFVACGSRKGNIYMVEYSQNMTQSDKNDKILLTAMFERESKRERILEARMREIRLKLRQAEEGSPAASVTEFDPSVGDRDLAEATAEYMQGVKKELAAM